GTGCAGCACACCTCTGCAACTCCAAATGGGCAGGCACTCACGCGGGTGGACTGTCTAGACCCATCGACTTACATGACTCACGTACGCGGAGATGATTCCGCACGACTCCGCCCCCGTATGCGCGGCTAGATTGGTCGCACAGAGAAGGCAGTGAGCAGTGGCGTtcaaaggaaagaaaggagacacccatgcacacacgGCTACGTTGCTGTGGCTACGGGAAAGGTGATCCAGCGAGTCGACTGATTTGTCAGAGGCAGAAGTGCAACACCCGTTCCCCGGCGACGAGCCTCCTTCCCTATCTTTTatattttctttttttggaCCCTTTTGCTTCGTCTGTACCGGgtaaacacacacagacagacccCAACACGCACTACTTACCACCGTACGACACCCTCCACCTCTActgcgcccccctcccctccaccttcAGCATGCAAggcggcaaaggaaaaagaaacgccGCATCATCACACAAACATCAACAGCAGtagtgttgctgctgtggctgcagaggcggagggggagggaggtgtcaagcgacacgcagagagagagagaggcggggccATACACACGAGAACACgaggcgcactgctgcgtctTTTGTATTTCTCGTCCTTTCTTCAgcctcttcgtcttcgtcCCATCACTGTCCTTCAGAGATACTCACGTTGGAGGAAAAGGCGTGGGGACAAGACTGCTGCCACCATCAACACAGTTCTGaggcacccccctctccccccccacacagtTTCCCCAAGGCGTGCTCAGCATCGCTAGAGTATGACGGCCCAGAGGAAACGCGCGTTAGATGATCCCACCGAGCTTGTTCTCCAGCATCCAGCGACCCTTTTCAAACATAATTCCCCGCACTCGAGAGCTTGTCTGGCGAGAGGTGACCTCGAGTTCGTAGCGGACCTTGCGGCGGTAGAAGTCCTTGTCCGTCACTACGAGTGTCTTGTAGCCTTCCTTCAAAAGGCGACGATAGAGCTGGCACGCTTGCTCGGCGGTCGGCTCTATGGGCGGCAGGTGCTGACTCGACACgatgcgttgctgctccAGTTCCATGCGCCGGCGGTTGGCGCGGGTGTAGTCCGGAGGCCCCTCCTTCCACCACTTTCCACCGACGCCGAGCACGAAAGGCGTCCGGCAGAGCTGAAGCTGCACAGGCGATGTGCTAAGGGACATGGGGGCAATACGCtggtaaaaaaaaaaagaaaagatgaGAGGTCTGGAGTCGTAGTGTTAGTAGAATATGCAGTGAGTGGCGTAGTCATCCAGTGCTGGGctccgcgctgctgtgcgaaATACACGCCGGTTGCAGGCGTGAGCTGACGCGTCTAAGCTACTTGTTTCGTTGGGGGCTCAACAGGATGAGTTCTATTCCCCCTTTCAAtacagcagaggagagcagcgatggagaggtcaggtggtggaggacaggtgagagagcggggggaTGGCGTCCAacgagagacagagaaagaggtgacCAGCGCATTAGTAGTACTCGTAGAGAGTCGTGGCTACCACAATCAAGGTTGCATCTTCAGCATACATGCAGTCTACACAGTTGAACAGACGTATTGATACCCCCCCTTCCACAAAACTAGACAGGCACAGAGTAGGCGTTCTGCGCGGCGTGGCTGCTCGAGCAATCTCTCCTTTGACGCTTGTTCGCTTCAATGGTCAATGTCCTGTAGTGCTTTCTCAAGCCGGTGCATGCATCGATCGGTACACGGGGGtaagggagaaagaaaaaaaatgagcgCTGTCGTGCGTCAGTGCTGCTGGACATCCTCTAACCACGTTACCACAGGCTTGCGAAGGCGACGCGGCGGTACTGAAGCTGCACTGAGCGAATGGATTGTGGTATGCCTAGGCACTGGTGGAGCGGCAGAGATGCGGTGGTCAGCATCAGgcgccaccttctcctttgctgtATGGAAGGCAGGAGGCACGGCGCCAAGAGGAGTACTTCTGCTCCCGCGGTCCGCCCGCTTGCACTCCaatgcagcggcagtgcaaaTTGTCTCTGCAAAAGCGACCGACGCGCTCCCTCCTGCCGATAGtcgtcggcgcgctgcaTCGTCGCAGTGGGCGCCTCCGTGTCTCTGGGGTCCCGATTTCCCGCTCGAAGGTTCACGATTGACGAGCGCGTCGCCGTTCCCGGTCAGTAGGCCCCACCCCATTGCAGTGCTTGGTGGCGTGATACAGGCTAACCTGGCATCGGTTCTACGGTGGTTGAGAGGGAGCTCGTTCAGACACCGACCCGTTGATCCCCGCGCTGGTGTCGAAGATGGCGCTTCGCACAGCGACACAGATAAGACAGGGACCGCTGAAtgggcagcaccagcggtcGCGCACGAGGAGGCAGGCCTACTTGCCCCAGACTTGATGGAATGCCTTTGCCGAGGCACATGACGCGGCCACATCGCCAGCGATGGTGAGCGGAGCGGCGCTGACAGTCGGAACTGCGACTCCTGTTGGTTCCTCTGGCAAGACGGAGAGCCGTGGGAAGCCTCGGTTCTTGTCGGTGGGCTTCTTTTCAAGCTACGGTCTGGCGCCTCCCTGTCGATCGCTTCCACATCTCCATAGAGCAAAAACACTTGATGGGCCCGCGCCTCTTCTGCAgtcggtgcagcaggaggagtGCCGATCTTGGGTGCGGCCACACTGCAGCGCTGATCCCTCTGATGCCGTTGAGAGGAGTAACTGAGACGTCCGTTTTGGGGTTGACAAccgcactgctgccactgttgtGGTTCCTCTTGCTGGGGCAACGTTTTCCACACACCTGCGGCCGCCTTCTCGCTGAGAAGACTGCGTAGCACGCACTCGGGGACGAGCACTGTACGCCACCGCATCTGCCACTCTTCCTGTTCCAGCGCCCACAGTTGGCTCAGGTGCAGACGCCGATGTGTTTCTTGgctctgcagcaggagcagagCGCCCGTGTGCGTGCAACGAACATGCaaccactgccgcaggcggTGCTCAGCTCCACAGAGAGTGCGTCGAACTGAGGCTTCGTCCTCCCGAAGATGCGCTGCTCTTGACGAGGCTGTAGAAGCCAGAGCTGGCGGCGTCGGCAAGGGGACGTCCACGTAAGCGGGAGCAGCGTGTTGTGGCGGCTGCTCATCCTCGTGAAGCTGCACTGTTTCGACGTGAAGCGCGCTAGAGCTCCAGGACCGTTGCTGTGCCTCCATCCTCACGCTATGTGACCGCGCGTGGCTAACGAGACGCGGCTGAGCAGCCGCCTCGACATCTTCACAGGAGTGCCGTGCGAGTCTTTCGGCGAGGCCCACTAGCCGCAGCAGTTCCGACACGGCGCTACGTGTCAGTAGTTCGCGAAGATGGGACTCGAGGTCGAGGAGAggcgccaccacggcaggATCAAGAGCACTCTGCTCTTGATCTTCCTTGGCTTGTGGTGCTGACGCGTGTGATGCGGGAGACTGGCTGATCGTGGACTCATTTTCATCTGCGAATTCTTCGATGCTGTAGTCCATCCACGAGCTTTGTagcgaggagctgcagagcaGATCGTTGGACGCCAAAGGGGCATCATCACCTGTTCGTTGCTTCGACTGCTGGTGTTGTACAAGCGTCACTCCTGGGCTGCCCTCGTGCGACTcactcgcctcctccgcagcggcgcagctccagctcAGAAGGACGCATTCGGCACCCTCCTCCGCGGCCGCACCATCGTCGTCCCAGATATCTAAAATCCGGcaagtgccgctgccggcactGTCACCAGCGCCACGGGAGGCTGTTGTGGTGTGCCCGGGAGAGTCGTGTGTCTCACAGCAAGACAGACGAGTGTTCGACTGCGCTTGGAGTCGAGCGCGAGCCTGggtggcaacggcggcggtgcgggcACGAGCAAAAGCGCTCACGACGATCGACACTGTCTGCTTTACCACAGTCCCGCAGTACTCCCTCCGCCTTTGAGCCCCATTCTGCAGAGCTCCAGCATGTTCGGTGTCGTCATAAATGACCTGGCCTTCGTCAATAGACAAGCATGAGGCTACGTAGCGTAGATGCAGGGCCGTACCCCAGTCCCGCACATGCAGAACGTTTCGTCGACTGGAGTAGTAGAGCGTCCCTTTCCGCGCCAAtggtggtgagagggaggcgacACCGACGCCTTCGTCGACATCCACGACAGACAGCGACATCCACATCGCcaagaggaggcagtgacCAAGCAAGCCCAGTGCAGGGCCTTCGTGCGCTTGAGCACTgccgccagcgtcgccactgcagcaccgcatgGCGGtctccaccacccccctccatGGGTCATTATGGTGTGGGGCCGCTGCATCCGCCGCCCCAATATCGTTCCGCGAGCCGGTGAGGCAGCGAAAGTGGTGGCGTTGGGCGAGTCGCCACACGCGATACAGACGACCGAAGACGACTTCAAAGTCGACTGCGTACCAGGAAAGGAGGGCAGCGACAACTGGCGCTTGTGCCGCGCGCcccagcggcggtgctgagcTCGACCAAGGGAATAGGGAGTGAGACGGCGCGCCAACACGAGGTGCCAACGAGCCATTACACTGCCACTTGTGTGGAGGCGAACTGAGGTGTAGCCGACACGTCACGACCCCATGCGCCTCGGGCTCAAGAAGCAGAGCgtgcgcggtggcggagcCACAGGGCAGCTTGCGCGAGCCATCAGCTGAACCGATCACGGCACACATTAATCGCTCAagcacccacacaagcaccgcctctgccttgGAGATCTCTGGCAGCGCGGCTTCGATGAAgggcagagagagcggtgctgcagctgctctcgATGCTGTGGCTCGGTAGCGCATCCAGCGAGACAGTCGGAGATGTGCGAAACCGCCCTCCTTTCCTGTCGGACAAGCGATACCCTCAGCTCTGGAACACAGgtcagcagagcagcaccagctcgAATCAGCATCAGCGCGGAACAACAGGTGTGTTTCCACTGCTGACGCACTTCCTGTCCTCCATTGCAACGTCGACGGCAACAAGCCCAACGCAGCCTCCAGAGCGCGAACAGTCAGCCACTGCGAGACGAGGTCCAACCATTGTCCGAGAGAGCAAAGCGAGTTGCACGTACGTAGCTCCGCCCACCAGCCGGGCGCGAATGCGATGGCATGGATTTCAGTCGATAGCTCTATCGAGGGTCGACACTGCGATGACGATGCATTTTGGATCCCAAGAAACATGAACCATTGAaagagcagccgctgcggcacactTGTCTCATCGGAGAGTAGCACTGGGAGTGGGTTGGTGGTGGGCTGTCGTGTCGCCCATGCACGCGCATCGTTGAGCACCGCGAGAAGGGCGCACAGACGCCTGGACTCGGGTGTCGTAGAGTTGGCCGGCTGCTCACCAAACAAAACAGCCGTCGCCCTCTCTGCGTAGTGCTGAAGACGACGCCAAGTGATGAGGTCCTCGTCATGGTGGGCCTCGGCAAAATAGGGAACCAACGCGAGCTTCGAACCCGTTAGGCGgcctggtggtggtgtgacTATCGTCGCCCAGTGCGACCACAACACGTCATACGACACCGAGTAGGAAGAGCTGCGCTCCACGTAACACCACTGCATAGCCGTACCAGTCTCGGCCTCGCTACCAGAGTCCGAAAATGTGGGGCTGGCGAGGGTGAGCCCTATTGCCAGGGCTGGCACTCGCGACAGCCGCAGGAAGACCATTAGAAGCCACGTCAGGGTGCACGCCGTGCTGGACACCGAGGATGGCGTCGGAGGTGAAAGCCGGTGTCTTTTGCCATGAAATTCATCCGTTTCCTCCTCTTGAGTGACCCCAGCGCCGGTGTGTGCGTAGAGGGCGACGGTTAGAGCTCCCGCCACCGACTGCGACAAACTAAGACCACCGCTGATCCTGTCTGGATCGCCTGCGCTGTCATGAAGTACCACATCGAAAAGGACGCAGCGTAGTCGTATACACCGTGCAAACACGAGCGCATGGGAAAGCAGTGGCGGGGTAGCCGATGGCTGCTGCAATGCCGAGCCGTCTGTGGATGCCTGGTCGCAGAGGAGCGCACGCAGCTCGGTGAGGTGAATCTGGGGCAGAGAGTTGCAGGAGTACGCCGTCCCTTCTTGTCTGCTGCACGGATCGCACAGTGCCTCTTGTTCATAGTTTATGACACCACCACTCAGATCCGACGCGTCTGCGGTGGCCACCGCGGCTGTAGAGTAGCGaagtggcagcgccagcgacaGATCCAGCACATTCCACGAGGCGGTGGATGAGTCCTTTATGGGATAGGCGAGGTTTGCTTGGTCGTCTGcaaggaggggagagcacgaggaggaggaggaaaggccCTTACAtagcgacggcgacggcagtgaTGCCACTCGCGCCAGCGCCCATTCATCGCCTCCCCGTTCACATGTGTAgcaggtggcggtgtggTACGTAGTCATGATGAGTTATACGTACGGTGTCTAGGTTGAAAGCGACAAGAACGCAACTCGTGCAGGAGCACACATGCGCCCACCAGCAGGGGGAACGAAATGGAGGGTTAAATCGTGATGTGGTTGAAGGCACGCGTGCATAGCGGTGTTTGAGGTGCATCTATATGGTGCCAACGCCATCGGTGGCGCACGTTTGTTTGTCTATGATGTGTTTAGTGAGCGACTTCAGCTTCGCTGAATCAATAGCTGCCCGTCAcgcaggcgtgtgtgtgtacgtctACGCGaggtgcatgcgtgcgtggcAATGGGAGTACTGCGCTCGCTCATCATggcgagagggcgagagaaagagagggagggggagaaagaggaacaCTGACGGCACTTGTTTTTGgccgacacgcacacgtctcAGCAGGAGCGTCCGCCTTCTGTCAACTCTGCACGAGAGCAATCTCGGTTTTCGTCATCCCCCGCTGTGCCTACGATCGGGAtcaggaaggaaaaagaaggggCACCCATCTCATCGGACGCAGGCGCTTCACGCCCAGGGTATCAACCTGTGCGAGGCTGTCGACGTCACCGcggttttctctcttgccgcATGCCCATCACTTATTCTCTCCATTTTGTTGCGCTGCGCGCTTCTCCTTGCGTTGTTTGCCAGTCGCTGATGGTGCATGGAGGGTGAGGTAGGAGAGAGTaggaaaaaacaacaacacgcCTGCGTTCGGCCAAGGTCCCCCCTCGCCTTcggctcctctctctgcagagAGCGTACagctggtggtggggggaggggggagggcccAAGGTGAGATACGAGCGCGCTGACGACGCAGGAGAGCCGTTTTGAACTTCACCCACGAGCGGCGAGTCActgtcgctctcgctttcttGGCAACCTCAgtagagagagcgagtccAGCGGATTCGGTTGTTGGCGTTACGCGCACCAAACACGTCCTTCCACTTCATCCCTGCTGCCGTCGAATCTGCAACAGCGgggtgcaggcggcggcactccTTCGCGAGGCGGTCGTACAGGAGAACATTTACAGTTGCTGCCAGGTTCATGCTGCCAGTCGTCGGGATAAAGACGACATCATCGACGTCGTGCTGCAAGTGATGGGCCGAAAGGGTCCCGTCTTCCGCACCGAAGACGTAGAATACCATCGGAAGAGACGCGGCAGTGAAAGCAGCGTCCTTCTCGCGGggagcagcgccgttgcGGGCACGCTGCATTGTCTCCTGCCGAGTGAGATGGCCGAAAGGGTGCTCGTAGAATGGCAGAGGAATGGCTCCTTCCACCAGCTCCACGGCCACAACGCTCACGAGGGAGGGTGACGGTAACCGCGGCTCTTTTTGCCGGTGTCCGTAGTCGCCCCGCAGCACGTCAAACAGGACGTCCAGAGTaggcacgcgcagctgcggaaTGTCACGtcctgcgtgcgtggggtCGGTGCGCAGTGTGTGGGCGTACTCGGAGTGCGCCATGGCGTTCTGCAGCCGCGTTCCCGAGAAGATGAAGCTGCCGACGCGCTGTCGCACTGATCCTTCTGTGCTCTCCACAGCGTCcggggtggtggcgcgtgCCCAGACACCGCCACTCGCGTACGAGCGTGTGACTTCCTCTGTGGCCGTTTGCGTTGTTGCCACCGGAAGGGATACCGCTACTgtcgtggcagcggtggcgggtCCATGCAAACCATAGCAGCGCATCGCTCGCAGAATGCCGCCCGCGTTTGCAGGTGTCTTTGGATTCTCAACCACAATGAAGAGAAGTGGCAAGGGCGAAGAATTGGCGGTGCCGCACTGCCGTGCCCCTTGCTGACACTGGTGGAGCAGACGGCGAAGAGCTTCGCGAGCGGCAGCCTTGTCATCACCACCCTCTTTGTGGCGGTGAGACGCACCAGTACCGGCAATGACAGACTCCGCCTCAGTCACTCTCCCGCTAGTTAAGTCGTCTCCCGCGTCGTCTCGTGGTCGCTTGCTCGGCTGATTAGGAGACAAGGCACCCTCTTCATCTGAGGCCTTTTCGTAGCGCATTGTGCCCGCGGTGCACGCTACTACGCCGGTTGCCAGGTGCGTCGTCCCGCCCGACGATACCCCTTCCAGGTGCTCCGTCATCATCACCCCATAGCGCGGTTTGCCCGTCACTGCGTCGagaggcggctgcagcaccatgCCACAACGCCGGCAACGCCAGCGTGTGCGCAGATCGAGCGCCTGCCTCTTGCGCTCCTTGTAAGGCTTGCTGTGTG
Above is a genomic segment from Leishmania panamensis strain MHOM/PA/94/PSC-1 chromosome 14 sequence containing:
- a CDS encoding hypothetical protein (TriTrypDB/GeneDB-style sysID: LpmP.14.0570), translating into MSLSTSPVQLQLCRTPFVLGVGGKWWKEGPPDYTRANRRRMELEQQRIVSSQHLPPIEPTAEQACQLYRRLLKEGYKTLVVTDKDFYRRKVRYELEVTSRQTSSRVRGIMFEKGRWMLENKLGGII
- a CDS encoding hypothetical protein (TriTrypDB/GeneDB-style sysID: LpmP.14.0580), yielding MVFLRLSRVPALAIGLTLASPTFSDSGSEAETGTAMQWCYVERSSSYSVSYDVLWSHWATIVTPPPGRLTGSKLALVPYFAEAHHDEDLITWRRLQHYAERATAVLFGEQPANSTTPESRRLCALLAVLNDARAWATRQPTTNPLPVLLSDETSVPQRLLFQWFMFLGIQNASSSQCRPSIELSTEIHAIAFAPGWWAELRTCNSLCSLGQWLDLVSQWLTVRALEAALGLLPSTLQWRTGSASAVETHLLFRADADSSWCCSADLCSRAEGIACPTGKEGGFAHLRLSRWMRYRATASRAAAAPLSLPFIEAALPEISKAEAVLVWVLERLMCAVIGSADGSRKLPCGSATAHALLLEPEAHGVVTCRLHLSSPPHKWQCNGSLAPRVGAPSHSLFPWSSSAPPLGRAAQAPVVAALLSWYAVDFEVVFGRLYRVWRLAQRHHFRCLTGSRNDIGAADAAAPHHNDPWRGVVETAMRCCSGDAGGSAQAHEGPALGLLGHCLLLAMWMSLSVVDVDEGVGVASLSPPLARKGTLYYSSRRNVLHVRDWGTALHLRYVASCLSIDEGQVIYDDTEHAGALQNGAQRRREYCGTVVKQTVSIVVSAFARARTAAVATQARARLQAQSNTRLSCCETHDSPGHTTTASRGAGDSAGSGTCRILDIWDDDGAAAEEGAECVLLSWSCAAAEEASESHEGSPGVTLVQHQQSKQRTGDDAPLASNDLLCSSSLQSSWMDYSIEEFADENESTISQSPASHASAPQAKEDQEQSALDPAVVAPLLDLESHLRELLTRSAVSELLRLVGLAERLARHSCEDVEAAAQPRLVSHARSHSVRMEAQQRSWSSSALHVETVQLHEDEQPPQHAAPAYVDVPLPTPPALASTASSRAAHLREDEASVRRTLCGAEHRLRQWLHVRCTHTGALLLLQSQETHRRLHLSQLWALEQEEWQMRWRTVLVPECVLRSLLSEKAAAGVWKTLPQQEEPQQWQQCGCQPQNGRLSYSSQRHQRDQRCSVAAPKIGTPPAAPTAEEARAHQVFLLYGDVEAIDREAPDRSLKRSPPTRTEASHGSPSCQRNQQESQFRLSAPLRSPSLAMWPRHVPRQRHSIKSGASRPASSCATAGAAHSAVPVLSVSLCEAPSSTPARGSTGRCLNELPLNHRRTDARLACITPPSTAMGWGLLTGNGDALVNREPSSGKSGPQRHGGAHCDDAARRRLSAGGSASVAFAETICTAAALECKRADRGSRSTPLGAVPPAFHTAKEKVAPDADHRISAAPPVPRHTTIHSLSAASVPPRRLRKPVVTWLEDVQQH
- a CDS encoding hypothetical protein (TriTrypDB/GeneDB-style sysID: LpmP.14.0590); the encoded protein is MTGKKGWGAKTAWSMSFFEMVPWVAEDSVAREGTLTAAAPASSCASPHALPLSACDAASKAVGTSPSSSTPPPHSKPYKERKRQALDLRTRWRCRRCGMVLQPPLDAVTGKPRYGVMMTEHLEGVSSGGTTHLATGVVACTAGTMRYEKASDEEGALSPNQPSKRPRDDAGDDLTSGRVTEAESVIAGTGASHRHKEGGDDKAAAREALRRLLHQCQQGARQCGTANSSPLPLLFIVVENPKTPANAGGILRAMRCYGLHGPATAATTVAVSLPVATTQTATEEVTRSYASGGVWARATTPDAVESTEGSVRQRVGSFIFSGTRLQNAMAHSEYAHTLRTDPTHAGRDIPQLRVPTLDVLFDVLRGDYGHRQKEPRLPSPSLVSVVAVELVEGAIPLPFYEHPFGHLTRQETMQRARNGAAPREKDAAFTAASLPMVFYVFGAEDGTLSAHHLQHDVDDVVFIPTTGSMNLAATVNVLLYDRLAKECRRLHPAVADSTAAGMKWKDVFGARNANNRIRWTRSLY